From Candidatus Methanosuratincola sp., one genomic window encodes:
- a CDS encoding molybdopterin biosynthesis protein, with the protein MKADERRIFHRLATVEEASRMLSQSATHVPDPERVGIIQAFGRVLYRTVYSRIDLPPFDRAEMDGYAVVSSDTEGASETAPLRIKVVGRVDAGSTFRGEVAHGSCVEIATGAPLPRGADAVLMVEYTSRSDDFVEVYRAVTPGENVAHAGSDLEIGEVVLRNGSFIGTREVALLSAAGLGEVEVYGKPKVGIISTGNELVEPGLELSPGKIYDVNSQMLRAAVVEAGGIPSFAGRVGDDLEEIKRILRPAIDTTDLVLISGGTSAGLGDAVYRAIGDICDPGILAHGLKVKPGKPTVIAAHKGKAVIGLPGYPVSALMVFSQIVKPLIQRMSMVKGRKEGVVDAMIAQRVNGAKGRRWFLPVHVLSGNGERAYPVLASSGAVGTLARADGYIVIPEDVEYLERGEAVQVRLLAEREMEQDLVVMGSHCPALDLLLETLFEERGVSARALNVGSMGGLEAVAKGECDLAGIHLLDEGTMTYNTEFVRRAGLPDSCLVKGYRRAQGIAVQRGNPKGIRGLRDLIGGDLIFANRNRGSGTRILTDRMLKDISDELGLEFKDLVGRIRGYRSEFKTHSSVAAAVSQGRADVGVCVKSAAAAYGLEFIPLADEEYDFVLNPEGKDKDSVKEFLNCLRSESFRERVKRLDGITLWQ; encoded by the coding sequence TTGAAGGCGGACGAAAGGAGGATCTTCCACAGACTCGCGACCGTTGAGGAGGCGTCTAGAATGCTGTCGCAGAGTGCGACCCATGTACCGGATCCGGAGAGGGTCGGGATCATCCAGGCTTTTGGCAGGGTCCTCTACAGGACCGTATACTCAAGGATCGACCTGCCTCCCTTCGACAGGGCTGAGATGGACGGCTATGCGGTAGTCTCTTCTGACACTGAGGGTGCGAGCGAGACCGCCCCTCTCAGGATCAAAGTGGTCGGAAGGGTTGACGCAGGATCGACCTTCAGAGGGGAGGTTGCCCATGGCTCCTGCGTGGAGATAGCGACCGGCGCGCCGCTGCCAAGGGGGGCGGACGCGGTTTTGATGGTCGAGTACACGTCACGATCTGACGACTTTGTCGAAGTCTACAGGGCGGTGACCCCTGGAGAGAACGTTGCACATGCGGGATCGGACTTGGAGATCGGAGAGGTGGTCCTAAGGAATGGTTCATTCATCGGGACCAGGGAGGTGGCACTGCTCTCGGCTGCTGGCTTGGGTGAGGTCGAGGTGTATGGCAAGCCGAAGGTGGGCATAATATCCACTGGCAACGAGCTGGTCGAGCCAGGACTTGAGCTCTCTCCTGGGAAAATATATGATGTGAACTCACAGATGCTTCGGGCAGCGGTGGTTGAGGCAGGCGGCATACCGTCTTTTGCAGGGAGGGTTGGAGACGACCTTGAAGAGATAAAGAGGATCCTCAGACCAGCGATAGACACAACAGACCTGGTGCTCATATCGGGCGGAACCTCGGCAGGCCTCGGGGATGCGGTCTACAGGGCAATCGGGGACATCTGCGATCCAGGGATCCTCGCTCACGGACTCAAGGTTAAGCCAGGCAAGCCCACTGTAATAGCCGCACACAAGGGCAAAGCCGTGATAGGCCTTCCGGGCTACCCGGTCTCGGCGCTGATGGTTTTCAGCCAAATAGTCAAGCCCTTGATACAGAGGATGTCAATGGTGAAGGGCAGGAAGGAGGGCGTCGTCGATGCCATGATTGCTCAGAGGGTCAACGGGGCGAAGGGAAGGAGGTGGTTCCTCCCCGTGCATGTGCTGAGTGGAAATGGAGAGAGGGCTTACCCCGTATTAGCCAGCTCAGGGGCTGTAGGGACCCTTGCAAGGGCGGACGGCTACATCGTGATACCCGAGGACGTCGAGTATTTGGAACGCGGGGAGGCGGTCCAGGTAAGACTCCTGGCGGAGCGGGAAATGGAGCAGGACCTGGTGGTGATGGGCAGCCACTGCCCCGCACTCGACCTGCTTTTGGAGACGCTGTTCGAGGAAAGAGGCGTGAGCGCCAGGGCGCTGAATGTGGGATCAATGGGCGGGCTCGAAGCAGTGGCTAAGGGGGAATGCGACCTAGCCGGAATACACCTGCTGGACGAGGGGACTATGACCTACAATACGGAGTTCGTCAGGAGGGCGGGGCTCCCCGATTCCTGCCTTGTGAAGGGCTACAGGAGAGCCCAGGGGATCGCGGTTCAGAGGGGAAACCCGAAGGGCATCAGGGGGCTCCGAGATCTGATCGGAGGGGACCTGATCTTCGCTAATAGGAACAGGGGGTCCGGGACTAGGATCCTCACGGACCGGATGCTCAAGGACATTTCGGATGAGCTTGGTCTCGAATTCAAAGATCTGGTCGGCAGGATAAGGGGTTACAGGTCTGAGTTCAAGACGCACTCTTCAGTAGCCGCGGCAGTGAGCCAAGGGCGGGCAGACGTCGGAGTATGCGTTAAGAGCGCAGCGGCGGCTTATGGCCTCGAGTTCATACCACTCGCCGACGAAGAGTATGATTTCGTGTTAAACCCGGAGGGCAAGGACAAGGACTCGGTGAAGGAGTTCCTCAACTGCCTGAGGTCCGAATCATTCAGGGAGAGGGTAAAGAGGTTGGACGGGATCACCCTATGGCAGTGA
- a CDS encoding ferredoxin-thioredoxin reductase catalytic domain-containing protein translates to MTTIDEARRRAESDAKSRGYFLNPDDSFLGDLLAGLVENERRYGYPSCPCRIATGKFELDRDIICPCDYRDPDVEEYGACYCALYVRRDVFEGKTPLNPVPERRPEKKQAAAVSYAAGVQTEVTGKPEKDTDLKKEEPEEGSGNENEMGGIAPKMKLWYCKQCGYVAFRDEPPYVCPICKAKKEMFAEVRLGLVG, encoded by the coding sequence TTGACGACCATAGATGAAGCTAGGAGAAGGGCTGAAAGCGATGCCAAGTCCAGGGGGTACTTTCTAAACCCTGACGATTCTTTCCTCGGCGACCTTCTCGCGGGTCTAGTCGAAAACGAACGCAGGTACGGATACCCTTCCTGCCCGTGCAGGATCGCCACAGGGAAGTTCGAGCTCGATCGAGACATAATTTGCCCCTGCGACTACAGGGATCCCGACGTTGAGGAGTACGGGGCCTGCTACTGTGCGCTATACGTGAGGAGAGATGTTTTTGAGGGGAAAACCCCATTGAACCCAGTCCCGGAGCGCCGACCAGAAAAAAAACAGGCTGCCGCAGTCTCCTATGCCGCTGGCGTTCAAACAGAGGTTACCGGAAAACCTGAAAAGGATACTGATCTTAAGAAAGAGGAGCCCGAAGAGGGATCTGGGAACGAAAATGAAATGGGAGGTATTGCGCCGAAAATGAAGCTCTGGTACTGCAAGCAGTGCGGATATGTCGCCTTCAGGGATGAGCCGCCGTACGTTTGCCCGATCTGCAAGGCAAAGAAAGAGATGTTTGCTGAAGTAAGGCTCGGACTGGTCGGATGA
- a CDS encoding glutaredoxin family protein, whose product MKIVKVSGKDKRHKVFVYALSTCAWCKKTKKFLEDHGIEFEYVDVDLCSKEDIAAIRSELEKRGAPMSFPLIIIDDNIQILGFKEDELKGALGV is encoded by the coding sequence ATGAAAATAGTGAAGGTCTCTGGCAAGGATAAGCGGCACAAGGTCTTTGTCTATGCGTTGAGCACTTGTGCCTGGTGCAAGAAGACGAAAAAGTTCTTGGAAGACCATGGGATCGAGTTTGAATACGTGGATGTTGACTTGTGTTCGAAAGAGGACATAGCGGCAATCAGATCGGAGCTTGAGAAGCGGGGTGCGCCAATGAGCTTCCCGCTCATAATAATCGATGACAATATACAGATACTCGGGTTCAAGGAGGACGAACTGAAGGGGGCCCTCGGGGTTTGA
- a CDS encoding DUF169 domain-containing protein, with the protein MSFLDENEISRKLMETLGIQKKPIAVKFLRPGESVPQNFKVPQRRMRFCQAVMEATWGKALAIQPTEMACGPGPGSFGAPVKENVFKGNVHHALGLFEKPEAAVRCLSANTKMMPGSIAHVLVAPLELGLMDPDVVILRVSPEQAMWLCQTWTYPEGHHLKIDLQTEACVCSGIAVSTYLKNEIQIGLGCYGSRSATDMDPGEILVGIPGSLLERTVEVLTKMSKPISDSRSKRIFMEAYPEKRPLCPAPETK; encoded by the coding sequence GTGAGCTTTTTGGATGAGAATGAGATCTCAAGGAAACTAATGGAGACACTTGGAATTCAGAAAAAGCCTATTGCGGTAAAATTCCTGAGACCTGGCGAGAGCGTACCCCAGAATTTTAAGGTGCCGCAGAGGAGGATGAGGTTCTGCCAGGCAGTAATGGAGGCGACGTGGGGCAAGGCGCTCGCAATCCAGCCTACTGAGATGGCTTGCGGACCGGGGCCGGGATCTTTTGGGGCACCTGTCAAGGAGAACGTATTCAAGGGGAATGTACACCATGCTCTCGGACTATTTGAGAAGCCCGAGGCGGCAGTCAGGTGCCTCAGTGCCAACACCAAGATGATGCCCGGCTCGATTGCCCATGTCCTCGTGGCCCCATTGGAACTCGGGCTCATGGATCCAGACGTCGTAATACTGCGGGTCAGCCCGGAGCAGGCGATGTGGCTTTGCCAGACTTGGACATACCCCGAGGGGCATCACCTGAAGATAGATCTTCAGACAGAGGCTTGCGTCTGTTCAGGGATCGCGGTTTCGACTTACCTGAAGAACGAGATCCAGATTGGCTTGGGCTGTTACGGTTCGCGCTCTGCCACGGATATGGATCCGGGTGAGATACTCGTCGGGATTCCAGGGAGCCTGCTGGAGAGGACTGTTGAGGTACTCACTAAGATGAGCAAGCCCATCTCAGATTCGAGGAGCAAGAGGATCTTCATGGAGGCTTATCCAGAAAAAAGGCCACTGTGCCCAGCACCAGAGACGAAATGA
- the dinB gene encoding DNA polymerase IV, translating to MSDGRVILLADLDYFYSQAEELRKPSLRGKPVVVCVYSGRTEESGVVATANYEARRYGVRSGMPIALAKRRLSGADAVFLPVDFAYYKEVSGRVMRILKQYSDQLEQVGLDEAYLDISNRVEDFDEAEELAKELKKRVMQEEGLKLTVGVGPNKIVAKMASDAAKPDGLLVVRPEGVESFISPLPVDKIPGVGKKTAERLEAMGIKTIGDLARFDPVRLVDEFGESLGSRLIVAAMGKDEDPVQGRADAGSMSRIITLKEDTRDLATILSKVEEICEEIHKRAVGEGVLFRTIGIIAITDELGIKTRAKSLPAPTDDLGILKREGSELFKKFIQSTDKRLRRIGIHISDFTRRGKGQKTLSGYL from the coding sequence TTGAGCGACGGGCGAGTGATACTTCTGGCGGACCTGGATTACTTCTATAGCCAGGCGGAAGAGCTCAGGAAGCCCTCGCTGAGGGGAAAGCCTGTTGTCGTATGCGTATACTCAGGGAGGACCGAGGAGAGCGGTGTGGTAGCGACTGCAAACTACGAGGCCAGGAGATATGGCGTACGATCAGGCATGCCGATCGCATTGGCAAAAAGGAGGCTTTCCGGGGCTGATGCAGTCTTCCTGCCGGTGGACTTTGCCTACTACAAGGAAGTCTCTGGACGGGTCATGAGGATCCTGAAGCAGTATTCAGACCAGCTTGAGCAGGTCGGTTTGGATGAGGCATACCTCGACATCAGCAACAGGGTGGAGGACTTTGACGAAGCCGAGGAGCTAGCGAAGGAACTGAAGAAGAGGGTGATGCAGGAGGAAGGGCTCAAACTTACAGTGGGGGTGGGACCGAACAAGATCGTGGCAAAGATGGCTTCTGATGCCGCAAAGCCAGACGGCCTGCTGGTGGTCAGACCGGAAGGCGTGGAATCGTTTATCTCGCCCCTGCCTGTCGATAAGATCCCCGGGGTCGGAAAAAAGACCGCTGAACGCCTCGAAGCAATGGGAATCAAGACCATTGGAGACCTCGCTCGCTTCGACCCGGTAAGGCTTGTCGACGAGTTTGGGGAGAGCCTAGGGTCACGCCTCATCGTAGCCGCAATGGGGAAGGACGAAGATCCCGTCCAAGGCAGGGCAGATGCAGGGTCCATGAGCAGGATAATCACCCTGAAGGAAGACACAAGGGATCTGGCTACGATATTGTCCAAGGTTGAGGAGATCTGCGAAGAGATCCATAAAAGGGCGGTTGGAGAAGGCGTTCTCTTCAGGACTATAGGGATAATTGCAATCACCGATGAACTAGGCATCAAGACCAGGGCGAAGAGTCTGCCAGCGCCAACGGATGACTTGGGCATCCTCAAGAGGGAGGGCTCCGAGCTTTTCAAAAAGTTCATCCAGAGCACCGACAAGAGGCTCAGGAGGATAGGGATCCACATATCTGATTTCACGCGGAGGGGGAAGGGGCAGAAAACGCTTTCAGGCTACCTTTAG
- a CDS encoding NAD-dependent epimerase/dehydratase family protein: MKVAVTGASGFLGGHLSEALAESGYEVVALVRRSSDLSVLSPLGVELRYIDLATGEGLSESLRGADVVVHLAAYYTFHGKWPLYKKINVDGTKAMVEAAVRNKIRHFLYCSTTEVIGPVRNPPADELSPPNPQYEYGKSKLMAEGIVRDYCGGRDGVDFTILRPSGIYGPRNLDDVSYWTITSFAKKSLPTRFIVGSGKNLIQFVHVKDVVQGFLLAIAKPDVSSGETYIISDERAYTYEEVYSILSELCNREPPKLHLPKSISAALVLPVEAFNRITGRESFLYHLSTIQSVTQDRSYSIEKAKSELGYRPKHDLRSGLRETVDWYAKNGYI; the protein is encoded by the coding sequence AGGTTGTCGCGCTGGTAAGGCGAAGCAGCGACCTCTCCGTACTCTCCCCTTTGGGCGTTGAGCTCCGCTACATTGACTTGGCTACAGGCGAGGGCCTATCAGAGTCCTTGAGGGGTGCGGACGTGGTCGTGCACCTCGCGGCCTACTACACTTTTCACGGCAAGTGGCCCCTCTACAAGAAGATCAACGTCGACGGAACAAAGGCAATGGTGGAGGCCGCCGTTCGCAACAAGATCCGGCATTTCTTGTACTGCAGCACTACTGAAGTAATCGGGCCAGTCCGCAACCCTCCTGCAGACGAGCTTTCGCCCCCAAACCCCCAGTACGAGTACGGGAAATCCAAGCTTATGGCAGAGGGGATCGTGCGGGATTACTGCGGGGGTAGGGACGGGGTTGACTTTACGATCCTGCGGCCGTCCGGGATCTACGGACCGAGAAACTTGGACGACGTTTCATACTGGACAATAACCTCATTCGCAAAGAAATCGCTTCCCACCCGATTCATCGTCGGGAGCGGGAAGAACCTCATCCAGTTCGTCCATGTGAAAGATGTCGTCCAGGGTTTCCTTCTGGCCATCGCGAAACCGGACGTCTCATCGGGCGAGACTTACATAATTAGCGACGAGCGCGCCTACACCTATGAAGAGGTCTACTCGATCCTCTCCGAGCTGTGCAACCGGGAGCCGCCTAAACTCCACCTGCCAAAGTCGATCTCCGCAGCATTGGTACTTCCCGTAGAGGCATTTAATAGGATCACTGGGAGGGAGAGCTTCCTCTACCATTTATCCACGATCCAGTCGGTGACCCAGGACAGATCCTACAGCATAGAAAAGGCGAAGTCAGAGCTCGGCTACCGACCAAAACACGATTTAAGGTCGGGCTTGCGGGAAACAGTCGACTGGTATGCAAAAAACGGATACATCTAG
- the gcvT gene encoding glycine cleavage system aminomethyltransferase GcvT, whose product MGKRTPLHHVHAKSAQMGEFAGFDLPIAYEGILQEVLNTRRAASIFDVSHMGRFLVTGPDAAALLDFVTTAKISALDLKQGRYCLLCNDGGGVLEDAIVFRVYDKGFLLVGNAARREFDLLWLSSHMGGFDASLKDLSESSIMFAIQGPESQERLQALCSGDLSGIRRFRGEWVEIFGEEAFLTRTGYTGEDGFEATFFRLEGAERVWDGLLSAGFKPAGLGARDVLRIEAGLPLYGKELNESVTPIDAGLSFAVSMEKDDFIGKEAIGEILRRGRRKFLVGIRMEERCVPREGYPLFVDGEMVGEITSGTFSPVLRAGIGLGYSSRRLDPGSPISISVKGEFKMCRVSKIPFYESKAHASRRPTQEEK is encoded by the coding sequence ATGGGAAAGAGGACGCCCCTTCACCACGTTCATGCAAAGTCAGCCCAGATGGGTGAATTCGCAGGCTTTGATTTGCCCATAGCATATGAGGGCATACTCCAAGAGGTTCTGAATACCAGGAGGGCGGCATCGATTTTTGACGTGTCGCATATGGGAAGATTTCTTGTCACAGGTCCGGATGCCGCCGCCCTTCTGGACTTCGTGACGACGGCCAAGATTTCGGCGCTCGATTTGAAACAGGGGAGGTACTGCCTGCTGTGCAATGATGGGGGCGGGGTTCTCGAGGACGCGATAGTCTTCAGGGTTTACGACAAGGGGTTCCTTTTGGTGGGCAACGCCGCCAGGAGGGAATTCGATCTCCTGTGGCTGAGTTCTCACATGGGCGGTTTTGATGCCTCTCTGAAGGATCTGTCAGAATCATCCATTATGTTCGCAATCCAGGGACCCGAGTCCCAAGAAAGGCTACAGGCACTCTGCAGCGGGGACCTCTCCGGAATAAGGAGGTTCAGGGGGGAATGGGTGGAAATATTCGGCGAGGAGGCCTTTTTGACCAGGACTGGATACACGGGCGAGGACGGGTTTGAGGCCACATTTTTCAGGCTGGAAGGAGCAGAGAGGGTCTGGGACGGGCTCCTAAGTGCAGGCTTCAAGCCAGCCGGCCTGGGAGCCAGGGACGTCCTTAGGATCGAGGCAGGGCTGCCGCTTTACGGCAAGGAGCTCAACGAGTCTGTGACACCAATCGATGCGGGGCTGAGCTTCGCGGTATCGATGGAGAAGGACGACTTCATAGGAAAAGAGGCGATTGGAGAGATCCTCCGGAGAGGAAGAAGGAAATTCCTCGTAGGGATCCGGATGGAAGAAAGGTGCGTCCCAAGGGAGGGCTACCCTTTGTTCGTAGACGGCGAAATGGTAGGGGAGATAACGAGCGGGACCTTTTCCCCTGTTCTACGCGCAGGGATCGGGCTCGGCTACTCCTCAAGGAGGCTTGACCCAGGATCTCCGATCTCCATAAGTGTGAAGGGAGAATTTAAAATGTGCAGGGTCTCAAAAATCCCGTTTTATGAATCTAAAGCCCACGCTTCAAGACGACCCACTCAAGAGGAAAAATGA
- the glp gene encoding gephyrin-like molybdotransferase Glp → MKGFRKLLKVAEALEVALKECSKVKAVGEIVGTEDVLGRILAEDVISQHNVPPYDRAAVDGYAINSEEAFSASQSNPAIFRIVGVAEAGGGRKRVGHGEAVEIYTGAAMPEGADAVVMAEDCTSEGDEVRVLRAVPKYANVSMAGEDIKKGEIVFRKGHVLEAWDIGVLLSIRMREVAVRSKLKVAVLSTGSELVEISDPRALDEGSLVDSTRPMIKALLNQVGCEVVDGGIVHDDLEAIRERLSKLAGQADIIITVGGTSVGGKDLVPEALDGLKDSRLIFHGIAAKPGKPLGFGVFMGRPIFLLPGYPVSALVGYESVVKPAIARITGFPLREREKVKARLSRRVPTTPGMRHFLRVVLEGEGGDRIAKPIALTGSGLLSSIAKADGIVIIGEDREGLEEGEVVEVELLGG, encoded by the coding sequence ATGAAAGGCTTCAGGAAGCTCCTCAAAGTCGCTGAGGCGCTCGAGGTCGCCCTGAAGGAATGCTCTAAGGTAAAGGCAGTTGGGGAGATCGTAGGAACGGAGGATGTGCTTGGAAGGATACTCGCGGAGGACGTGATCTCTCAGCACAACGTCCCCCCATATGACAGGGCAGCAGTCGACGGGTATGCGATCAATAGCGAGGAGGCTTTCAGCGCATCCCAGTCGAACCCAGCCATCTTCAGGATTGTAGGAGTAGCAGAGGCAGGAGGGGGGCGGAAGAGGGTCGGGCACGGGGAGGCGGTCGAGATATACACTGGCGCAGCTATGCCAGAAGGGGCTGACGCAGTCGTGATGGCAGAGGATTGCACAAGCGAAGGTGATGAGGTACGGGTGCTTCGGGCAGTCCCAAAGTACGCCAACGTCTCCATGGCCGGCGAGGACATCAAGAAGGGCGAGATCGTGTTCAGAAAAGGGCACGTGCTCGAGGCATGGGACATCGGGGTCCTCCTCTCTATAAGGATGCGTGAAGTCGCTGTGAGATCCAAGCTCAAGGTTGCAGTGCTATCTACAGGGTCGGAACTGGTAGAGATCTCTGACCCGAGGGCTTTAGACGAGGGGAGCCTGGTCGACTCGACGAGGCCAATGATCAAGGCACTGCTGAATCAGGTCGGCTGTGAGGTCGTCGATGGAGGAATAGTCCATGATGACCTTGAGGCGATAAGGGAGCGGCTCTCGAAGCTTGCCGGGCAGGCGGATATAATAATCACCGTCGGCGGGACCTCGGTCGGAGGTAAAGATCTCGTCCCGGAAGCGCTTGACGGGTTGAAGGACTCGAGACTGATATTTCACGGGATAGCGGCAAAGCCGGGGAAGCCGCTGGGGTTCGGTGTTTTTATGGGGAGGCCGATATTCCTGCTCCCCGGATACCCCGTATCAGCGCTCGTCGGCTACGAGAGCGTAGTGAAGCCAGCAATCGCGCGCATCACGGGCTTTCCGCTGAGGGAGAGGGAGAAGGTGAAAGCTCGTCTTTCGAGGAGAGTCCCAACGACTCCGGGGATGCGGCACTTCCTCAGGGTTGTGCTAGAGGGAGAGGGAGGGGATCGCATAGCCAAGCCTATAGCACTGACTGGATCCGGGCTCCTCTCGTCCATAGCAAAGGCAGACGGGATCGTGATAATAGGCGAGGACAGGGAAGGCCTGGAAGAAGGCGAAGTGGTAGAGGTCGAACTTTTGGGTGGTTGA